The following proteins come from a genomic window of Deinococcus aestuarii:
- a CDS encoding metal-sensitive transcriptional regulator: protein MTQAKTEPAAHTGHHLCMPEDARKRAARRLKIARGHLDSIVTMLEQEDAYCVDVLRQIKAVQGALSGAGEVVLRGHLEAHVATASTRGDSVEIVEELMEALKYT, encoded by the coding sequence ATGACCCAAGCAAAGACCGAGCCTGCCGCCCACACAGGGCATCACCTGTGCATGCCCGAGGACGCCCGCAAGCGCGCTGCCCGGCGCCTCAAGATCGCCCGCGGCCACCTCGACAGCATCGTGACCATGCTGGAGCAGGAGGACGCCTATTGCGTGGACGTGCTGCGGCAGATCAAGGCCGTGCAGGGGGCGCTGTCGGGCGCAGGTGAGGTCGTGCTGCGCGGGCACCTCGAAGCGCATGTCGCCACCGCCTCAACCCGGGGCGACAGTGTGGAGATCGTCGAGGAGTTGATGGAAGCCCTCAAGTACACCTGA
- a CDS encoding MarR family winged helix-turn-helix transcriptional regulator produces MTVAKDNKVGEVSQTGALLRTVTRLFTELQQRNFACCDVQSATQCTILTTLEREGDQTLRALTGALNLDKAWLSRSTDDLVEQGLLVKTPHPGDRRALLLRLTDAGHQAAQDLDAQLNAQSARVLARLPQEDRAATLRLLTGLSAALQAELDGEGGCGC; encoded by the coding sequence ATGACCGTTGCCAAAGACAACAAAGTGGGGGAGGTAAGTCAGACCGGGGCGCTGCTTCGCACGGTGACGCGGCTCTTCACCGAGTTGCAACAACGGAACTTCGCCTGCTGCGACGTGCAGTCCGCGACCCAGTGCACGATCCTCACCACCCTCGAACGCGAGGGCGACCAGACCCTCCGGGCCCTCACCGGCGCCCTCAATCTGGACAAGGCGTGGCTCAGCCGCAGCACCGACGACCTGGTGGAACAGGGGCTCCTCGTGAAGACGCCGCACCCCGGCGACCGCCGTGCCCTGCTGCTGCGCCTCACCGACGCGGGACACCAGGCCGCGCAGGACCTCGACGCCCAGCTCAATGCCCAGTCCGCCCGGGTGCTGGCCCGCTTGCCCCAAGAGGACCGGGCCGCCACCCTCCGCCTCCTCACCGGCCTGAGCGCCGCGCTTCAGGCGGAACTCGACGGGGAGGGGGGCTGCGGATGCTGA
- a CDS encoding copper-translocating P-type ATPase, with protein sequence MTHRTHGGHHGHNAGRGVLEVSFKNCFDASEYADLEMNLATIPGVTGVHLDRTRGVAHLGYDPGTVTPGELERRLHAGGYVCDCEDERPSAAQPGHPRVGHEHHVRAAGTSGQREHAGHAGMGPEAHAGHAAAATPGGHAGHGAHADMGHDEHAGHGAEMVQGMLRRFVVSLLLTLPIVLFSPIGESLGFHLAPPFGLGMAWFGLILATPVVWWGGWPFISAAWRALKRGEANMMTLIATGILVSYLYSVWATIFLRTDEVFFEAAAMLTTFSLAGHWLEMRSRFATGRAVEALLKLAPSTARVIRNGQEAEVPLEQVVVGDEIVVRPGDRVPVDGEVVSGQSYVDESMITGEPVPVRKESGSRVTGGTVNQNGAFHFRATAVGADTALSRIVQMVQNAQASKAPAQRLADRAGKYLVFVALGAGLIAFLVWFFLGAGVVFALTAAVSTVVIACPDALALATPTAITVGVGKGAREGVLFKNATALEATAGVDTVIFDKTGTLTEGKPALTDLIPASGIDETELLRLAASADQPSQHPLAEAIVRGAQERGITLSPAQDFDSIPGRGVQARVEGRRVLIGNRRLMEQEGVGLGEDEVGVERLAGDGKTAMYVAADGQFLGVVAVADRIRPSAKVAVTELHRLGVQTVMLTGDNRRTAEAVARQLGMDTVIADVLPEQKAAQVQALQGQGRKVAMVGDGVNDAPALAQAEVGVAIGAGTDVAVETADVVLVKSDPASVVTGIALARHVQGKIKQNLFWAAIYNLLAIPFAAGVLYPAYGVLLRPEWAALLMSASTVIVTVNALLLNRLRFGREAAPAPQPLPAT encoded by the coding sequence ATGACACACCGCACCCACGGGGGACACCACGGGCACAATGCGGGCCGGGGGGTCCTGGAGGTGTCGTTCAAGAACTGCTTTGACGCCAGCGAGTACGCCGACCTGGAGATGAATTTGGCGACCATCCCGGGCGTGACGGGCGTTCACCTCGACCGCACGCGCGGGGTGGCGCATCTCGGTTACGACCCGGGGACGGTGACGCCGGGGGAACTGGAGCGGCGACTGCACGCCGGCGGGTACGTCTGTGATTGCGAGGACGAGCGCCCGTCCGCTGCCCAGCCGGGGCACCCCCGGGTGGGGCACGAACACCACGTCAGGGCAGCCGGAACCAGCGGGCAGAGAGAACACGCTGGGCACGCCGGGATGGGGCCGGAGGCACACGCCGGACATGCGGCTGCCGCAACTCCAGGCGGCCACGCCGGGCACGGGGCACACGCGGACATGGGCCATGACGAGCACGCGGGCCACGGCGCCGAGATGGTGCAGGGCATGCTGCGGCGCTTCGTGGTGTCGCTGCTGCTCACCCTGCCCATCGTCCTGTTCTCGCCCATCGGGGAGAGCCTGGGATTTCACTTAGCCCCACCCTTCGGCCTGGGCATGGCGTGGTTTGGGCTGATTCTCGCCACGCCGGTCGTGTGGTGGGGCGGTTGGCCGTTCATCTCCGCCGCCTGGCGAGCCCTCAAACGGGGCGAGGCCAACATGATGACCCTGATCGCCACCGGCATCCTGGTCTCGTACCTGTATTCGGTCTGGGCCACGATCTTCTTGCGGACCGATGAGGTGTTCTTCGAGGCTGCCGCCATGCTCACGACCTTCTCGCTGGCCGGGCACTGGCTGGAGATGCGCTCGCGCTTCGCCACGGGCAGGGCGGTGGAGGCCCTGCTGAAGTTGGCGCCTTCAACAGCCCGTGTGATCCGAAATGGTCAGGAAGCCGAGGTGCCGCTCGAACAGGTCGTGGTCGGAGACGAGATTGTGGTGCGTCCCGGGGATCGGGTGCCGGTGGACGGCGAGGTGGTGAGCGGCCAGTCCTACGTGGACGAGAGCATGATCACGGGCGAGCCGGTGCCCGTCCGCAAAGAAAGTGGAAGCCGGGTGACGGGCGGGACGGTCAACCAGAACGGGGCCTTTCACTTCCGGGCCACCGCGGTGGGGGCGGACACCGCCCTCTCACGCATCGTGCAGATGGTCCAGAACGCGCAGGCGAGCAAGGCTCCCGCGCAGCGCCTCGCCGACCGGGCAGGGAAGTACCTGGTCTTCGTCGCCCTGGGCGCCGGACTGATCGCCTTCCTGGTCTGGTTCTTCCTGGGAGCTGGGGTGGTGTTCGCGCTGACGGCCGCCGTCTCCACGGTGGTGATTGCCTGCCCGGACGCGCTGGCGCTCGCCACCCCGACGGCGATCACCGTGGGCGTGGGCAAGGGGGCGCGGGAGGGGGTGCTGTTCAAGAACGCGACCGCGCTGGAGGCGACCGCCGGGGTGGACACGGTGATCTTCGACAAGACCGGCACGCTCACCGAGGGCAAGCCTGCCTTGACCGACCTCATCCCCGCGTCAGGCATAGACGAAACGGAACTCTTGCGCCTGGCCGCCTCCGCCGACCAGCCCTCCCAGCACCCACTCGCAGAGGCCATTGTGCGGGGAGCACAGGAACGGGGGATCACCCTCAGCCCAGCTCAGGACTTCGACTCCATCCCCGGTCGCGGGGTGCAGGCGCGGGTGGAGGGGCGACGGGTGCTGATCGGCAACCGACGGCTGATGGAGCAGGAGGGCGTGGGGCTGGGAGAAGATGAAGTAGGGGTCGAGCGCCTGGCCGGGGACGGCAAGACGGCGATGTACGTGGCTGCTGACGGGCAGTTCTTGGGCGTGGTCGCGGTGGCCGACCGGATCAGACCGTCGGCGAAAGTGGCGGTGACCGAGCTACATCGTCTGGGCGTTCAGACCGTGATGCTGACGGGGGACAACCGCCGCACGGCGGAGGCGGTGGCCCGGCAACTCGGCATGGATACCGTGATCGCGGACGTGCTGCCCGAGCAGAAGGCCGCCCAGGTGCAGGCCTTGCAGGGCCAGGGACGGAAGGTGGCGATGGTGGGAGACGGCGTGAATGACGCCCCCGCCCTGGCCCAAGCCGAGGTCGGCGTGGCGATTGGGGCAGGCACCGACGTAGCGGTGGAAACCGCCGACGTGGTGTTGGTCAAGAGTGACCCGGCGAGCGTGGTCACCGGCATTGCCCTCGCCCGTCACGTCCAGGGCAAGATCAAGCAGAACCTGTTCTGGGCCGCCATCTACAACCTGCTCGCCATCCCCTTCGCGGCGGGCGTGCTGTATCCCGCGTATGGGGTCCTGCTGCGCCCGGAGTGGGCGGCCCTGCTGATGAGCGCCAGCACCGTCATCGTGACCGTGAATGCCCTGCTGCTCAACCGGCTGCGCTTCGGGCGGGAAGCTGCTCCGGCGCCGCAGCCCCTCCCGGCAACCTGA
- a CDS encoding CopZ family metallochaperone has product MTKTELTVTGMSCGHCEKAVTGALKSVPGVQDVRVDLQGGTATVQGEADPQALIAAVTEEGYGAQVRG; this is encoded by the coding sequence ATGACGAAGACGGAACTGACGGTGACCGGGATGAGCTGCGGCCATTGCGAGAAGGCGGTGACGGGTGCTCTTAAGAGCGTGCCTGGCGTGCAGGACGTGCGGGTGGACCTGCAAGGTGGCACCGCCACGGTGCAGGGGGAAGCCGACCCCCAGGCGCTGATCGCCGCCGTGACCGAAGAGGGCTATGGCGCCCAGGTGCGCGGTTGA
- a CDS encoding MFS transporter has product MNVLTTFSALTNPLFARLYFAQTVSQIGDALTWVGLALLAAQLAGPAQAPAVLAIALTLRVTAFVLFSPLAGVIADRVNRRTLLAVCHFGRMVVIGLMFFASAVWQVYVLMFLLNALTAFFTPANQATVPLVVGRDEARPAFALSSATTELLGIVGPGLAGLLAALLGARALFALDALSFLGAGLLILLLPALRAEQGAVDRSKLADVRDGTARLWRDPPVRFALLMELVAAIAGALILTVTVTRIEGGLQLGEAQYGWVMAAYGLGATLASLAVGAAGKRIPLTRFIALGALVTGAAILPGDLLPLGGLMLFWLLAGVGQNWVNLPTETLLAERTEEAAQGRVYGAHFAWSHLWWAFAYPVAGFLGTHLPSRAFFLGGVLALLVLGGVWLTHQQAVRRATGAASAP; this is encoded by the coding sequence GTGAACGTCCTGACCACCTTCTCTGCGCTGACCAATCCCCTCTTCGCCCGGCTGTACTTCGCCCAGACGGTCAGCCAGATCGGGGATGCCCTGACCTGGGTGGGTCTGGCCCTGCTCGCCGCCCAGCTCGCCGGTCCCGCCCAGGCCCCCGCCGTTCTCGCCATCGCCCTGACCCTGCGGGTCACGGCCTTCGTGCTGTTCAGCCCTTTGGCCGGGGTGATCGCGGACCGGGTGAACCGCCGGACCCTGCTCGCCGTGTGTCACTTCGGGCGCATGGTCGTCATCGGCCTGATGTTCTTCGCCTCGGCGGTGTGGCAGGTGTACGTCCTGATGTTCCTGCTCAACGCCCTCACCGCCTTCTTCACCCCCGCGAACCAAGCCACCGTGCCGCTGGTGGTGGGCCGGGACGAGGCCCGGCCCGCCTTCGCGCTCTCCAGCGCCACCACCGAGTTGCTGGGCATCGTCGGCCCCGGCCTGGCCGGACTGCTCGCCGCCTTGCTGGGCGCCCGTGCCCTCTTTGCCCTGGACGCGCTGTCGTTCCTGGGGGCAGGCCTGCTCATCCTGCTGCTGCCCGCCCTGCGCGCCGAGCAGGGGGCGGTGGACCGCAGCAAGCTCGCGGACGTGCGGGACGGTACTGCCCGCCTGTGGCGCGATCCCCCCGTGCGCTTCGCCCTGCTGATGGAACTGGTGGCCGCCATCGCGGGGGCGCTGATCCTGACGGTGACGGTCACCCGGATCGAGGGCGGCTTGCAGCTCGGGGAAGCGCAGTACGGCTGGGTGATGGCCGCCTACGGGCTGGGGGCGACGCTCGCCTCGCTGGCGGTCGGGGCGGCGGGGAAGCGCATCCCGCTGACGCGCTTCATCGCGCTGGGGGCGCTGGTGACGGGGGCGGCCATCCTGCCGGGCGACCTGCTGCCGCTGGGCGGGCTGATGCTGTTCTGGCTGCTGGCGGGGGTGGGACAGAACTGGGTGAACCTGCCCACCGAGACGCTGCTGGCTGAGCGCACCGAGGAGGCCGCGCAGGGGCGGGTGTACGGGGCGCACTTCGCGTGGAGTCACCTGTGGTGGGCGTTCGCGTATCCGGTCGCGGGCTTCCTGGGCACCCACCTGCCAAGCCGGGCCTTCTTTCTGGGCGGGGTGCTGGCGCTGCTGGTGCTGGGGGGCGTCTGGCTCACCCACCAGCAAGCGGTGCGGCGGGCGACGGGAGCAGCTTCAGCGCCCTGA
- a CDS encoding heavy metal translocating P-type ATPase, with amino-acid sequence MSKTIELGVQGMTCASCVGRVERGLGKVEGVERASVNLATERATVTYDPEQTGPQALIARVKDVGYEPVVGEIELGVQGMTCASCTARVERALRKVDGVLDASVNLATERAHVRYLPSSVSPGQLKAAVLGAGYTVLESQTGVDRTDQEREAREQEVRGLRRAVTFSALFAVPLLILAMLPMLWTPFGMWLHERVPMSALNWIMLLLAAPVQFGPGLRFYRLGWKSLRHRSPDMNSLVMIGTSAAFFYSLVATVAPQVFPQGTAHVYYEASAVVITLILLGKYFEAIAKGRSSEAMKKLLGLQAKTARVIRSGQELELPVDEVLIGDLISVRPGEKVPVDGEVVSGNSFVDESMITGEPIPVSKQAGAAVVGGTLNQNGAFQFRATRIGADTALAQIIKLVESAQGSKPPIQGLADRVVSVFVPIVLCIAALTFLIWLFVGGQQALSFALVNTVAVLIIACPCAMGLATPTSIMVGTGKAAELGVLFCNGAALEALQGVNVVAVDKTGTLTKGRPELTDLVTAPGFDRGKVLGLVAAAEEQSEHPIARAIVDAARREGVAVFLPESFEAVPGYGLEARVQGHLVQVGADRYMERLGLNVTPFGAQAARLGDEGKSPLYAAIDGQLAAVIAVADPIKEGSPEAVRALRRQGLKVAMITGDNARTANAIARQLGIDEVLAEVLPSGKSDAVKALQAKGDKVAFVGDGINDAPALAQADVGLAIGTGTDVAVETADVILISGDLRGVPNAYALSRATLRNIKLNLFWAFAYNIVLIPVAAGVLYPAFGWLLSPVLAAAAMGFSSVFVLTNALRLRSFRPPVRPDPFPVAAPARVARA; translated from the coding sequence ATGAGCAAGACCATCGAGCTGGGCGTGCAGGGGATGACCTGCGCCAGTTGCGTGGGCCGGGTGGAGCGGGGCCTGGGCAAGGTTGAGGGCGTCGAGCGGGCCAGCGTGAACCTGGCGACCGAACGCGCCACCGTCACCTACGATCCCGAGCAGACGGGGCCGCAGGCCCTGATCGCCCGGGTCAAGGACGTGGGCTACGAGCCCGTGGTCGGCGAGATCGAACTCGGGGTGCAGGGCATGACCTGCGCGAGCTGCACCGCGCGGGTCGAACGCGCACTGAGGAAGGTGGACGGGGTGCTGGACGCCAGCGTCAACCTCGCCACCGAGCGCGCTCACGTCCGCTACCTGCCGTCGAGCGTCAGCCCCGGGCAACTCAAGGCGGCCGTGCTGGGGGCTGGGTACACCGTGCTGGAGAGCCAGACGGGCGTGGACCGCACCGACCAGGAGCGGGAGGCCCGCGAGCAGGAGGTGCGGGGCCTGCGCCGCGCCGTGACCTTCAGCGCCCTGTTCGCCGTCCCGCTGCTGATCCTGGCGATGCTGCCCATGTTGTGGACGCCCTTTGGGATGTGGCTGCACGAGCGGGTGCCCATGTCCGCCCTGAACTGGATCATGCTGCTGCTGGCCGCGCCTGTGCAGTTCGGCCCCGGGCTGCGGTTCTACCGGCTGGGGTGGAAGAGCCTGCGGCACCGCTCGCCTGACATGAACTCGCTGGTGATGATCGGCACCTCGGCGGCCTTCTTCTACTCGCTGGTCGCCACCGTGGCCCCACAGGTTTTTCCCCAGGGCACGGCGCACGTGTACTACGAGGCCTCGGCCGTCGTCATCACCCTGATCCTGCTGGGCAAATACTTCGAGGCCATCGCCAAGGGCCGGTCCAGCGAGGCGATGAAGAAGTTGCTGGGCTTGCAAGCGAAAACGGCGCGGGTGATCCGCAGCGGGCAGGAACTCGAACTGCCCGTGGACGAGGTGCTGATCGGCGACCTGATCTCAGTGCGCCCCGGCGAGAAGGTGCCGGTGGACGGCGAGGTCGTCTCCGGCAACTCCTTCGTGGACGAGTCGATGATCACGGGCGAGCCCATCCCGGTCAGCAAGCAAGCCGGGGCAGCCGTCGTGGGCGGCACGCTCAACCAGAACGGGGCGTTCCAGTTCCGGGCCACCCGCATCGGCGCGGACACGGCGCTGGCCCAGATCATCAAGCTCGTCGAGAGTGCTCAGGGCAGCAAGCCCCCCATCCAGGGCCTCGCGGACCGGGTGGTCTCGGTCTTCGTCCCCATCGTCCTCTGCATCGCCGCCCTGACCTTCCTGATCTGGCTGTTCGTGGGCGGGCAGCAGGCCCTGAGCTTCGCCCTGGTCAATACGGTGGCCGTGCTGATCATCGCCTGCCCCTGCGCGATGGGCCTGGCGACCCCGACCAGCATCATGGTGGGGACGGGCAAGGCCGCCGAACTGGGCGTGCTGTTCTGCAATGGCGCGGCGCTCGAAGCCTTGCAGGGTGTGAACGTGGTGGCCGTGGACAAGACCGGCACCCTGACGAAGGGACGGCCCGAACTCACGGACCTGGTGACGGCGCCCGGCTTCGACCGCGGTAAGGTGCTGGGCCTGGTGGCCGCGGCCGAGGAACAGAGTGAACATCCCATCGCCCGCGCCATCGTGGACGCGGCGAGGAGGGAAGGCGTGGCCGTCTTCCTCCCCGAGAGCTTCGAGGCCGTGCCAGGGTACGGATTGGAGGCACGGGTGCAGGGTCATCTGGTCCAGGTCGGCGCCGACCGCTACATGGAACGGCTCGGCCTGAACGTCACCCCGTTCGGCGCGCAGGCCGCACGGCTCGGGGACGAGGGCAAAAGCCCGCTGTACGCGGCCATCGACGGGCAGCTCGCGGCCGTGATCGCGGTGGCCGACCCCATCAAGGAGGGGAGCCCGGAGGCGGTGCGCGCCCTGCGCCGTCAGGGGCTCAAGGTCGCCATGATCACCGGGGACAACGCCCGCACCGCGAACGCCATCGCCCGCCAGCTCGGCATCGACGAGGTGCTGGCCGAGGTGCTTCCCAGCGGCAAGAGTGACGCGGTGAAAGCCCTGCAAGCGAAGGGGGACAAGGTGGCCTTTGTGGGCGACGGCATCAACGACGCCCCGGCCCTCGCCCAGGCGGATGTGGGTCTCGCCATCGGGACTGGAACGGACGTGGCCGTTGAGACCGCCGACGTCATCCTGATAAGTGGTGACCTGCGTGGGGTGCCGAACGCCTACGCCCTCAGCCGCGCCACCCTGCGGAACATCAAACTGAACCTCTTCTGGGCCTTCGCATACAACATCGTGCTGATCCCGGTTGCGGCGGGTGTGCTGTACCCGGCCTTCGGGTGGCTGCTCAGCCCCGTCCTCGCCGCGGCGGCAATGGGCTTCTCCAGCGTCTTCGTCCTGACGAACGCCCTGCGGCTGCGGAGTTTCCGTCCGCCCGTCCGTCCTGATCCCTTCCCCGTGGCCGCGCCCGCCCGCGTGGCCCGCGCCTGA